The following coding sequences are from one candidate division KSB1 bacterium window:
- a CDS encoding RNA-binding S4 domain-containing protein, which produces MSEKADQQHPVQGQESVRLDKWLKVARIFRTRAQAAKSCEEGKVKVNGQVAKPAKAIRAGDTVTVKHKHLYRTFDVLQVTAKSLSAEKARELYREHQQELSPESQELLELYQRARRVRPPFKGRPTKKERRRLERLRGW; this is translated from the coding sequence ATGAGCGAGAAAGCAGACCAACAGCACCCCGTCCAAGGGCAGGAAAGCGTGCGCCTTGACAAATGGCTCAAGGTGGCGCGCATCTTCAGGACGCGCGCGCAGGCGGCCAAGAGCTGCGAAGAGGGGAAGGTCAAGGTGAACGGCCAAGTGGCAAAACCTGCGAAGGCGATCCGGGCCGGGGATACGGTCACCGTGAAGCACAAGCACCTCTATCGCACGTTCGATGTGCTCCAGGTGACGGCGAAAAGCCTCTCAGCCGAAAAGGCGCGGGAACTGTACCGCGAACATCAGCAAGAGCTTTCCCCGGAATCGCAGGAGCTTCTGGAGCTCTACCAACGGGCGCGGCGCGTGCGCCCGCCATTCAAGGGTCGTCCTACCAAGAAGGAACGTCGCCGCCTCGAGCGCTTGCGAGGGTGGTAG
- a CDS encoding putative DNA binding domain-containing protein has protein sequence MEWKRQWTERALDDLAAFANTDGGLLLMGVQDDGEVVGARADDRELQRIANLIAAHLGITPSIEVVPMEGREVIRISVEPTSCLVALGGRYLRRVGTTNRDFAPEELARHILKRSGRTWDSFASEWGFGELDEESVNYFARLARPRLPHIDPAQPQAVLKNLGLVSEGELTNAAVLLFARRPQQLFPLAQVRIGLFRGTQILDSHDFQGTLWQQLDGAMERFRQVLKVRFDIRVEEPSPEGLQRREVWEYPLDALREAVVNALIHRDYTYPADVQIRMEEDRLDIWSPGELPPPLTPEALYGPHGSVLRNPLLAQAFYFAGIIERWGTGTTRIVQLCREQGLPDPEFQNWQGGVRVVFSQDPSTPERLRATGLSERQIQIGATLRSRQSASIGELHRLFPDVTAKTVQRDLQALVDKGLLKAQGEKKGRRYVLAR, from the coding sequence GTGGAATGGAAGCGTCAGTGGACCGAACGCGCTCTGGACGACCTGGCGGCCTTTGCCAACACCGACGGCGGTCTGCTCCTGATGGGCGTTCAGGACGACGGCGAGGTGGTGGGCGCTCGGGCAGATGACCGGGAATTGCAGCGCATCGCCAATCTGATTGCTGCGCACTTGGGGATTACGCCGTCCATCGAAGTCGTGCCAATGGAGGGGCGCGAGGTTATCCGCATCAGCGTGGAACCGACGTCGTGCTTAGTCGCCTTGGGCGGGCGTTATTTGCGGCGCGTCGGCACAACCAACCGCGATTTCGCCCCCGAGGAGTTAGCGCGCCATATCCTGAAGCGCTCCGGGCGTACCTGGGACAGTTTCGCCAGCGAATGGGGCTTCGGCGAGCTGGACGAAGAATCGGTGAACTATTTTGCCCGGCTTGCGCGCCCCAGGTTGCCCCACATTGACCCGGCGCAGCCGCAGGCGGTTCTGAAGAATCTCGGCCTGGTCAGCGAAGGGGAGCTCACCAACGCGGCGGTCTTGCTCTTTGCCCGGCGCCCGCAGCAGCTCTTTCCCCTGGCGCAGGTGCGGATTGGGCTTTTCCGGGGAACGCAGATTCTCGATAGCCACGACTTTCAAGGCACGCTCTGGCAACAGCTCGATGGCGCGATGGAGCGCTTCCGTCAGGTGCTCAAGGTGCGCTTCGACATCCGCGTGGAAGAGCCTTCGCCGGAGGGCTTGCAGCGCCGCGAGGTGTGGGAGTATCCCCTGGATGCCCTGCGGGAGGCGGTGGTCAACGCCCTGATTCATCGCGATTACACCTATCCGGCGGACGTTCAGATTCGGATGGAAGAAGACCGCCTGGACATCTGGAGTCCGGGCGAACTGCCGCCGCCGCTCACGCCGGAGGCGCTGTACGGCCCGCACGGTTCGGTGTTGCGCAATCCGCTGCTTGCGCAGGCCTTTTACTTCGCCGGCATCATCGAGCGCTGGGGCACGGGCACCACGCGCATCGTGCAACTCTGCCGCGAACAGGGCTTGCCGGACCCGGAGTTCCAAAACTGGCAGGGTGGGGTTCGTGTGGTCTTCAGCCAGGACCCCTCCACCCCCGAACGGCTGCGGGCGACGGGGCTGAGCGAGCGACAGATTCAGATTGGTGCGACATTGCGCAGTCGCCAGAGTGCTTCGATCGGCGAACTCCACCGACTCTTTCCAGATGTCACGGCCAAAACCGTCCAGCGTGACCTCCAGGCCCTTGTGGACAAAGGCTTGCTGAAGGCGCAAGGCGAAAAGAAGGGGAGACGCTATGTCCTGGCTCGATAA
- the hisB gene encoding imidazoleglycerol-phosphate dehydratase HisB, which produces MKRSARAERRSRETEVIVELSIDGKGQAHVTTPIGLLTHMLETFAKHGLFDLTLSASGDLHVDQHHLLEDCGLVLGKAFAQALGDKRGINRAGYFVYPMDEALAVVAVDIGGRPYLQYDVHFSRQFCGDLDSDLLEDFFYAFAVQLGGNVVVRMPYGRSDHHKMEAIFKAFAKALAMACQVNPRAAGEVPSTKGLIDDRDS; this is translated from the coding sequence GTGAAGCGCAGCGCCCGCGCGGAGCGGCGCAGCCGCGAGACTGAGGTTATCGTCGAACTTAGCATCGACGGCAAGGGACAGGCGCACGTCACAACCCCCATCGGCTTGCTCACGCACATGCTCGAGACCTTTGCCAAGCACGGGCTCTTTGACCTCACCCTCAGCGCCAGCGGCGACCTGCACGTGGACCAGCACCACCTGCTCGAGGACTGCGGGCTGGTATTGGGCAAGGCCTTTGCCCAGGCTTTGGGCGACAAGCGCGGCATCAACCGCGCCGGCTACTTCGTCTACCCCATGGACGAGGCACTGGCCGTGGTGGCCGTGGACATCGGCGGCCGCCCTTACCTGCAGTACGATGTCCACTTCAGTCGCCAATTTTGCGGCGACCTCGACTCGGACCTGCTGGAAGACTTTTTCTATGCCTTCGCCGTGCAATTGGGAGGCAACGTGGTGGTACGCATGCCCTATGGCCGCAGCGACCACCACAAGATGGAGGCCATCTTCAAGGCCTTCGCCAAGGCCCTCGCCATGGCTTGCCAGGTCAATCCTCGCGCCGCTGGTGAGGTCCCCAGCACAAAAGGACTGATCGATGACCGGGATAGTTGA
- a CDS encoding TIGR01548 family HAD-type hydrolase, which yields MKAVLFDMDGVLVEVSGSYRRAIAATVEHFSGMAISPAQIQAYKDAGGCNNDWELTRRVLHDQGVDVPLQEIVSVFQEFYLGRNFDGLITNEQWLLRAEVAMRLAGRYALGVVTGRPRREAAWTLQRAGMQHLFGAVVTMDDLPWDRQKPHPDGLYLALAKLGAQEGWYVGDTVDDIVAARAAKVVPIAVLANQLGEEGAACMALLRGHGAAAVIPDVNCIEEVLR from the coding sequence ATGAAGGCCGTGCTCTTCGATATGGACGGGGTGCTCGTGGAGGTGTCCGGTTCCTATCGGCGGGCCATCGCGGCGACGGTGGAGCACTTTTCGGGAATGGCCATTTCGCCTGCGCAGATCCAGGCGTACAAGGACGCCGGAGGCTGCAACAACGACTGGGAGCTGACGCGCCGAGTCTTGCACGACCAGGGCGTGGATGTCCCTCTGCAAGAGATCGTCAGCGTGTTCCAGGAATTCTACCTGGGGCGCAACTTTGACGGGCTGATCACCAATGAGCAGTGGCTCTTGCGTGCGGAGGTGGCCATGCGGTTGGCTGGTCGATACGCGCTGGGCGTGGTGACTGGCAGACCCCGCCGCGAAGCAGCCTGGACACTGCAGCGCGCCGGCATGCAGCACCTCTTTGGCGCAGTGGTGACCATGGATGACCTGCCCTGGGACCGACAGAAGCCCCACCCGGATGGCTTGTACCTTGCCTTGGCCAAGTTGGGTGCACAAGAGGGTTGGTACGTGGGCGACACCGTCGACGACATCGTTGCGGCCAGAGCGGCGAAGGTGGTGCCCATCGCCGTGCTCGCCAACCAGCTGGGAGAAGAAGGCGCAGCCTGCATGGCCCTGCTGCGCGGCCACGGCGCGGCAGCAGTCATCCCGGATGTGAACTGCATAGAGGAGGTGCTCAGGTGA
- a CDS encoding tetratricopeptide repeat protein: MHTRYPLHAVVVALGLLWSAGSIAQIMSEAEDLAYADRLFTDKLYDLAALQYQRYADRYPTSPKAPQALLQACRALFLSGQHEAALRTGRDALLRFPGSALLDQFLFQQGQTHEALAQLHQAALAFERVAAFAPGSSLAPEGLLRAARLYQKAGEYADGERVAGLLLDKYPTSAMREEARLLLATALFHLGQHEEALAEAEKLITPDLKKSTTVRALALKAEILDRLGQFTESERILRQVAEATVDSVATATAAFLLGDILQGRGEYAESARFAERATQFAGDKELKARSTLLKGQSLLRAGSAREALAAFELASSLAPGDSLRAEAWLGAGNAALQLAQFAAARQHFDAVRALPVGERRACERAIAAATIGAMRASASLGEAEAAHARAAQFSARFPNSPFLDDIAFFDAQLSQEDTGCSRQEMHKLLGFLTQFPQSQFADEVSLSLARCYQDLGDYAAAADAYENYAGQFPASPLADEAAYKALLLRSFLVADYRKASSSLALQVVRLASGQDRDRVPVDVGALYLESLRDYATARALYRHLYAQDTTAASATLLLSLATCYHGLAASAYLSAHQSALGALVDSAATFYRKAIATSSDTHERLAAVRGLLGLRKMTKLSPLDVPRWLADLDAALAVVPAQSPLRAELLAEKASLLLEQGPQADSLAFLVRTFASDAARLAGDDELRARCHWLVAQGSLAARDTAAAGTALKTIIERLPRTRRGAQAMMLAAALAEAGNRFGEAEKLYERVLNDCSYAPVADSAEVRLADLLIRQEKHKAAAELLQRVREKRASDISLSEAPDADPPELKLRLGTAYHHLGRSREAEALLVEFVREAASNPQVAQALALLATMAEERGDRERALTFLRQASSLPAASPSAKVSARLRTADLLFRNGDYRSAAAEYQELIKDVPADSVRRVAGPKLVISLFRLDDRPRATAEAEKYLKAYRDDANRALFAYEEGEFFIRQKDFKQAEKAFRAARDVKNAETAAWGDIGLGKLSLIMNQPDEALNILAGVPAKYPNSPLTATAYVNLGDFYFKNGQFENAFLAFQKALAVPRIDSAMRALALGYLIDAADRLGMWDRAIAFARQYLQGFPRADDAFARKMQIGTCLKNLKEYERAIEHFRDLKPYASKETEPEIQYWIGKCYLEMGRYTEAIVELMKVKYLSPPSKLPWAVTAMYESGLAYMRLGKLDDARRIFQRIEREEGSASSFGRVARERIKEINERKAGQSG; encoded by the coding sequence ATGCACACGAGATATCCCCTCCACGCAGTAGTGGTGGCGTTAGGTCTGCTCTGGAGCGCGGGCAGCATTGCCCAGATAATGAGTGAGGCAGAAGACCTGGCCTACGCGGACAGGCTCTTCACCGACAAACTCTACGACCTCGCAGCGCTGCAGTACCAGCGCTATGCCGACCGCTACCCGACAAGCCCCAAGGCACCGCAGGCCCTGTTGCAGGCATGTCGTGCCTTGTTCTTGTCCGGGCAGCACGAGGCAGCGCTGCGCACCGGGCGCGATGCCTTGCTGCGCTTTCCCGGCTCTGCCCTCCTGGACCAGTTCCTCTTCCAGCAGGGCCAAACTCACGAGGCGCTGGCGCAGCTCCACCAGGCGGCTTTGGCCTTTGAACGCGTGGCGGCCTTTGCCCCGGGCAGTTCCCTTGCGCCAGAGGGCCTGCTGCGTGCCGCGCGCCTCTATCAGAAAGCTGGCGAGTATGCCGACGGCGAGCGTGTGGCCGGCCTGCTGCTGGACAAGTATCCGACAAGCGCGATGCGCGAAGAAGCACGTCTGCTGCTGGCCACGGCGTTGTTCCATCTTGGCCAGCATGAAGAAGCGCTCGCCGAAGCCGAGAAGTTGATCACCCCGGACCTCAAGAAGAGCACGACTGTCCGAGCCCTGGCCCTGAAGGCAGAAATACTCGATCGCCTCGGCCAGTTCACCGAGTCCGAGCGGATCCTCAGGCAGGTGGCCGAAGCAACAGTCGACTCGGTGGCAACCGCCACTGCTGCCTTCCTCCTGGGGGACATCCTGCAAGGTCGCGGCGAATATGCGGAATCGGCGCGCTTTGCGGAAAGGGCTACGCAGTTTGCCGGCGACAAGGAGCTGAAAGCGCGCTCCACCCTGCTCAAGGGGCAAAGCCTGCTGCGCGCCGGTTCGGCAAGAGAGGCCCTGGCGGCATTTGAGTTAGCCAGTTCTTTGGCGCCAGGGGATTCTCTTCGCGCTGAGGCGTGGCTTGGGGCGGGCAACGCCGCGTTGCAGTTGGCACAATTTGCCGCTGCCCGCCAGCACTTTGATGCGGTGCGCGCCCTCCCTGTCGGCGAGCGGCGGGCCTGCGAACGGGCCATAGCGGCAGCCACCATCGGCGCGATGCGGGCGTCGGCTTCCCTTGGAGAAGCGGAAGCAGCACACGCGCGCGCGGCCCAGTTCAGCGCCCGCTTTCCCAATAGCCCCTTTCTGGACGACATCGCCTTCTTCGATGCCCAGCTCAGTCAAGAGGACACAGGCTGCTCCAGACAGGAGATGCACAAGCTCCTGGGCTTTCTCACCCAATTCCCGCAGAGCCAGTTCGCGGACGAGGTTTCCTTGAGTTTGGCGCGCTGTTATCAAGACCTGGGCGACTATGCAGCAGCAGCCGATGCCTACGAGAACTACGCCGGCCAGTTTCCGGCCTCGCCTTTAGCCGATGAGGCGGCGTACAAAGCCTTGTTGCTCCGTTCCTTCCTTGTTGCGGACTACCGCAAGGCTTCATCTTCGCTGGCGCTGCAAGTGGTCCGGCTGGCCAGCGGCCAAGATCGCGACCGAGTGCCTGTCGACGTGGGCGCGCTGTACTTGGAATCGCTGCGGGACTATGCTACCGCCCGGGCGCTCTATCGGCACCTCTACGCGCAGGACACCACTGCTGCTTCCGCCACGCTCTTGTTGAGCCTGGCCACTTGCTACCATGGGCTGGCTGCCTCAGCTTATCTTTCGGCCCACCAGAGTGCTCTCGGGGCGCTGGTGGACAGTGCCGCCACTTTCTATCGCAAGGCCATCGCCACCTCCAGCGATACCCACGAAAGACTTGCCGCAGTGCGCGGGCTGCTCGGACTGCGCAAAATGACCAAGCTCTCTCCGCTTGACGTGCCGCGCTGGCTAGCGGACCTGGACGCTGCCCTGGCGGTCGTCCCTGCCCAGAGTCCCCTGCGCGCCGAGTTGCTGGCCGAGAAGGCCAGTCTGCTGCTTGAGCAGGGCCCACAAGCCGACAGCCTGGCCTTTCTTGTTCGCACCTTCGCCAGCGACGCAGCTCGCCTTGCTGGCGACGACGAGCTGCGCGCCCGCTGTCATTGGCTGGTGGCGCAAGGATCGCTGGCCGCTCGCGACACGGCGGCTGCCGGGACAGCCCTGAAAACCATCATCGAGCGCCTGCCGCGCACCCGGCGAGGTGCGCAGGCGATGATGTTGGCCGCCGCCCTGGCTGAGGCCGGCAATCGCTTCGGCGAGGCAGAAAAACTGTACGAGCGCGTCCTCAACGACTGCTCCTATGCACCGGTGGCGGACAGCGCGGAGGTGCGGCTTGCCGATCTTCTCATCCGCCAGGAGAAGCACAAGGCGGCCGCCGAGCTCCTCCAGCGTGTGCGGGAGAAGAGAGCAAGCGACATTTCGCTTTCTGAGGCGCCGGATGCCGACCCGCCGGAACTGAAACTCCGTCTAGGCACCGCCTACCACCATCTTGGCCGCTCGCGAGAAGCGGAAGCACTGCTGGTGGAGTTTGTGCGGGAGGCAGCAAGCAACCCGCAGGTTGCGCAGGCCCTCGCCCTTCTTGCCACGATGGCCGAGGAAAGAGGTGACCGGGAGAGAGCCCTCACCTTCTTGCGTCAAGCCAGCTCGCTGCCGGCTGCTTCGCCGAGCGCAAAGGTCTCCGCCCGGCTGCGCACAGCTGACCTGCTCTTTCGCAACGGCGACTATCGCAGTGCGGCAGCCGAGTACCAGGAGTTGATCAAGGATGTGCCAGCGGACTCGGTGCGGCGAGTGGCAGGGCCCAAGCTGGTCATTTCCCTGTTCAGGCTCGATGACCGCCCCCGGGCCACCGCCGAGGCCGAGAAATATCTGAAAGCATATCGCGACGACGCCAATCGTGCCCTTTTTGCCTACGAGGAAGGCGAGTTCTTTATCCGCCAAAAGGACTTTAAGCAGGCGGAAAAAGCCTTCCGCGCGGCGCGGGATGTCAAGAACGCAGAGACGGCAGCCTGGGGGGACATCGGATTGGGCAAGCTCTCCCTGATCATGAACCAACCAGACGAGGCGCTGAACATCCTCGCCGGCGTCCCCGCCAAGTACCCCAACAGTCCCTTGACAGCCACCGCCTATGTGAACCTGGGTGATTTCTACTTCAAGAATGGGCAGTTTGAGAACGCGTTCCTTGCCTTCCAGAAGGCCTTGGCGGTGCCGCGCATTGACTCTGCCATGCGTGCGCTTGCCTTGGGCTACCTGATCGACGCGGCGGATCGCCTGGGCATGTGGGACCGTGCCATCGCCTTTGCTCGCCAGTACCTGCAGGGCTTTCCGCGCGCCGATGACGCCTTTGCGCGCAAAATGCAGATAGGCACCTGCCTGAAGAACCTCAAAGAGTACGAGCGGGCAATAGAGCACTTTCGGGACCTGAAGCCCTACGCCAGCAAGGAGACCGAGCCGGAAATCCAGTACTGGATCGGCAAATGCTACTTGGAGATGGGGAGATACACCGAGGCCATCGTCGAGCTCATGAAGGTGAAGTACCTTTCCCCGCCATCGAAGCTCCCCTGGGCTGTCACCGCGATGTACGAATCGGGGCTGGCGTACATGCGCCTTGGCAAGCTGGACGACGCGCGCCGCATCTTCCAACGCATCGAGCGCGAAGAGGGCAGTGCCAGCAGCTTCGGCCGGGTAGCGAGGGAGCGCATCAAGGAGATAAACGAGAGGAAAGCGGGCCAGTCCGGGTAG
- a CDS encoding TIGR00730 family Rossman fold protein, with translation MIERACVFCASSSRLDEGYLRPAYELGQLLAEQRITLVYGGGAAGLMGAVADGALSRGGQVVGVIPAFMVEREWAHKGVSQLIVVQSMNERKELMRAQADALVALPGGSGTLEELLEAISLKRLGLYLGPIVMLNTCGFFDPLLQLFERCIAERFMDPRHRQMWTVVDEPAKVLEAIRQAPPWPSGAVQFAAV, from the coding sequence ATGATCGAGCGAGCTTGTGTCTTCTGTGCCTCAAGCAGCAGACTTGACGAAGGCTACCTCCGCCCTGCCTACGAACTGGGCCAACTCTTGGCCGAGCAACGGATTACCCTCGTCTACGGCGGGGGCGCAGCGGGCTTAATGGGCGCGGTCGCCGACGGCGCTCTGTCGCGCGGCGGGCAAGTCGTGGGGGTGATTCCGGCTTTCATGGTGGAAAGGGAGTGGGCGCACAAGGGGGTGAGCCAGTTGATCGTGGTGCAGAGCATGAACGAGCGCAAAGAGCTCATGCGCGCCCAGGCCGACGCTCTGGTAGCCTTGCCAGGTGGTTCCGGCACGCTGGAGGAATTGCTCGAAGCGATCTCGCTGAAGCGGCTTGGCCTGTACCTCGGCCCCATCGTGATGCTCAACACGTGCGGCTTCTTTGACCCCCTGCTGCAACTTTTCGAGCGATGCATTGCCGAGCGATTCATGGACCCGCGTCACCGCCAGATGTGGACCGTTGTCGACGAGCCAGCGAAGGTGTTGGAGGCCATCAGGCAGGCGCCCCCGTGGCCGAGCGGCGCCGTACAGTTTGCCGCTGTGTGA
- the hisH gene encoding imidazole glycerol phosphate synthase subunit HisH yields MTGIVDYGAGNLRSVSEALSYLGVEHRLVRGAQELELADRLILPGVGSFGHAVEHLHAAGLFGALRAWLDAGRPYLGICLGLQLLLEGSEESPGAAGFGFLRGTCRRFQGRRVPQIGWNNVEFKADCPLFAGLVPGEYFYFVHSYSAVPEDTLKVVGWTEYGIRYASAVGVGQVWAVQFHPEKSGRAGLTVLKNWLERCAGAGHGG; encoded by the coding sequence ATGACCGGGATAGTTGACTATGGCGCCGGCAACCTGCGCTCGGTGAGCGAAGCCCTATCCTACCTGGGCGTGGAGCACCGGCTTGTTCGTGGCGCGCAGGAATTGGAGCTCGCGGACAGGTTGATCTTACCCGGCGTGGGCTCGTTCGGGCACGCGGTTGAGCACCTCCATGCGGCGGGCCTCTTTGGCGCCCTGCGGGCCTGGCTGGACGCTGGCCGCCCCTACTTAGGCATCTGTTTAGGTCTGCAGCTGCTGCTGGAGGGGAGCGAGGAGTCGCCCGGCGCAGCTGGCTTTGGCTTTCTCAGAGGCACATGCCGCCGTTTCCAAGGACGGCGCGTGCCGCAGATCGGCTGGAACAACGTGGAGTTCAAGGCCGACTGCCCTCTGTTCGCCGGGCTTGTCCCTGGTGAGTATTTCTACTTTGTGCACAGCTACTCGGCCGTGCCTGAGGACACGCTCAAGGTCGTTGGGTGGACCGAGTACGGCATCCGCTACGCCTCCGCGGTGGGCGTCGGCCAGGTGTGGGCGGTCCAGTTCCACCCCGAAAAGAGCGGTCGAGCCGGCCTGACTGTCCTCAAGAACTGGCTCGAGCGCTGTGCCGGCGCCGGCCACGGCGGCTGA
- the gltA gene encoding NADPH-dependent glutamate synthase: MEQTLTPKQRLQIPPQRMPEQDPNERIRNQREVPLGYTPEQAIREAQRCLQCKTRPCVAGCPVEIDIPGFIRLIEQGEFVAAARRIKEKNVLPAVCGRVCPQEEQCQKECTLTKSHKDVKMSVGIGKLERFVADWEREHGAVELPTLPPKTGKRVAVVGSGPAGLTVAGDLILRGHEVTIFEALHKPGGVLVYGIPEFRLPKAIVEAEVDYLTRLGVTLRTNFVVGKTRSLDELLQEYDAVFVGTGAGLPNFMRIPGENLLGVYSANEYLTRANLMRAYDFPEADTPIFPFKRVATIGGGNVAMDAARTALRLGAERSIIVYRRSEKEMPARLEEIEHAKEEGVQFNLLMAPVRVLGDERGWVKGLEVIKMELGEPDESGRRRPVPVPGSEFIMEVDAVIVAIGNSPNPLIPQTTPDIAVTKWGGIIIDEHTGKTSKRGVFAGGDIVLGAATVILAMGQGRRAANAMHEYLMTGNW; this comes from the coding sequence ATGGAACAGACACTGACGCCAAAACAGCGGCTGCAGATCCCGCCGCAGCGCATGCCAGAACAAGACCCCAACGAGCGCATCAGGAACCAAAGGGAAGTGCCGTTAGGCTACACGCCGGAGCAGGCCATCCGCGAGGCGCAACGCTGCCTGCAGTGTAAAACCAGACCGTGTGTGGCTGGGTGTCCGGTGGAGATCGACATTCCTGGGTTTATTCGCCTCATCGAGCAAGGGGAATTTGTGGCCGCCGCTCGGCGCATCAAAGAGAAGAATGTGCTCCCAGCCGTGTGCGGCCGTGTGTGCCCCCAAGAAGAGCAGTGCCAAAAAGAGTGTACCCTGACCAAGAGCCACAAGGACGTGAAGATGTCCGTGGGCATCGGCAAGCTGGAGCGCTTTGTGGCCGATTGGGAGCGTGAGCACGGTGCCGTGGAGCTGCCTACCCTGCCGCCCAAGACAGGAAAGCGCGTGGCCGTGGTAGGAAGCGGGCCCGCAGGACTGACCGTGGCCGGCGACCTCATCCTGCGTGGGCACGAGGTGACTATCTTCGAGGCGCTGCATAAGCCCGGAGGGGTGCTCGTTTACGGGATCCCCGAGTTCCGTCTGCCAAAGGCCATCGTCGAAGCCGAAGTCGACTATCTCACTCGCCTGGGTGTCACCCTCAGAACCAATTTCGTCGTGGGCAAGACCAGAAGCCTTGACGAGCTTCTTCAGGAGTATGACGCCGTGTTTGTCGGCACCGGCGCCGGTCTGCCGAACTTCATGCGCATCCCCGGGGAGAATCTGCTTGGGGTCTACTCGGCCAATGAGTACCTCACTCGGGCCAACTTGATGCGCGCCTACGACTTTCCAGAGGCAGATACGCCGATCTTCCCTTTCAAGAGAGTGGCGACCATTGGCGGGGGAAACGTAGCCATGGACGCCGCGCGGACGGCGCTCCGCCTGGGGGCAGAGCGGTCGATCATCGTCTATCGGCGCTCGGAAAAGGAGATGCCGGCGCGATTGGAGGAGATTGAGCACGCCAAGGAAGAGGGCGTGCAATTCAACCTGCTCATGGCGCCGGTGCGCGTGCTGGGCGATGAGCGCGGCTGGGTGAAGGGACTGGAGGTCATCAAGATGGAGCTGGGAGAGCCCGACGAATCGGGGCGGCGGCGTCCGGTTCCTGTGCCTGGCTCCGAGTTCATCATGGAGGTGGACGCAGTCATTGTTGCCATTGGCAATAGCCCCAATCCGCTCATTCCCCAGACCACGCCGGACATTGCCGTCACCAAGTGGGGGGGTATCATCATCGACGAGCATACGGGCAAAACCTCTAAGCGGGGGGTGTTCGCTGGCGGCGACATCGTACTGGGCGCAGCTACGGTGATCTTAGCCATGGGACAGGGGAGACGCGCCGCCAACGCCATGCACGAGTATCTGATGACTGGCAACTGGTAA
- a CDS encoding sulfide/dihydroorotate dehydrogenase-like FAD/NAD-binding protein — translation MEARGAGMELNEIVSKEVLAPDVTRFVVYAPEIAQKRRVGQFVIIRVNPLGERIPLTIADADPRAGTISLISQSVGKTTYELAEKEVGDKLVDLVGPLGSPTHIAKVGTVVSVGGGIGIAPIYPITQAMRAAGNYIISILGARKKELLILEQEMRSVSDEVIVTSDDGSYGKKGFVTDALQELIRQGRKIDLVIAIGPAVMMKMVSKLTAAHQIPTIASLNTIMIDGTGMCGGCRVTVGGKTKFVCVDGPEFDAHQVDWDEMEKRLGMYKELECKALERYWAEKKARA, via the coding sequence ATGGAAGCAAGAGGAGCCGGTATGGAGCTCAACGAAATCGTCAGCAAGGAGGTGCTTGCCCCAGACGTCACCCGCTTTGTGGTGTACGCACCGGAGATTGCCCAGAAGCGGCGGGTTGGACAGTTTGTCATAATCCGCGTCAACCCCCTGGGCGAGCGTATTCCCCTCACCATTGCCGATGCCGACCCGCGGGCAGGCACCATCTCCCTCATTTCCCAGAGCGTGGGGAAAACCACCTATGAGTTAGCCGAGAAGGAGGTGGGCGACAAGTTGGTTGACCTGGTGGGCCCCCTTGGCTCACCTACGCACATCGCTAAGGTCGGCACGGTGGTGAGTGTCGGCGGTGGCATCGGCATTGCGCCCATCTACCCCATCACGCAGGCCATGCGTGCCGCTGGCAACTACATCATTTCCATTCTGGGCGCGCGCAAGAAGGAGCTGCTCATCCTGGAACAAGAGATGCGCAGCGTGAGCGATGAGGTGATCGTCACCAGCGACGACGGCAGCTATGGCAAGAAGGGCTTTGTCACCGATGCCCTCCAGGAACTGATCCGGCAGGGCCGCAAGATCGACCTGGTCATTGCCATCGGGCCGGCAGTGATGATGAAGATGGTGAGCAAGCTTACCGCCGCGCACCAAATCCCCACCATTGCCAGCCTCAACACCATCATGATCGATGGCACGGGCATGTGCGGCGGCTGCCGCGTCACCGTCGGTGGCAAGACCAAGTTCGTCTGCGTCGACGGACCAGAGTTCGATGCCCATCAGGTCGATTGGGACGAAATGGAAAAGCGGTTGGGCATGTACAAGGAGCTGGAGTGCAAGGCACTGGAACGGTACTGGGCGGAGAAGAAAGCGAGGGCATGA